The sequence CTGCGAGAGGCCCATGTACTCCCCGGCACTGGGTATGACATGCGGTGTGTTACGTGTGCATTCTTCTGGAAGGGTCTTCATGGCTTTCATCCGTTGTTAATGGGACTCATGCCCCGAAAGGTCAGGAGAAAAGCCAGATGTAGTTACTACTGTTCACGAAGCCAAAATAACTCGAGGAGGAAGGAGACTTTCCTAGTTTTGGAGGCAGCACAGAGTGGCGGAAAGAGCAAGAGTGGATGCAAATCCAAGCAGACACAAACCATGGGCGACCTTTTCAGTTCTCTGGAGCCACCTTGggtttgtcatctgtaaaatggggaagcTACACCCACCTTCCAGAAGTGCCAATAATGAGCACGTAGCAGAGGGCCTAGGGATGGAGTCACCTGTCCATAAATGACAGCTAAGTGCTTTATTTTCTGAACGTTTGCCAAAAATCATTACAAAGAACAGACCCAGATCTAGAAGGAAATCCTGCTGGGCCTAAGAGAAATGTGACTGCTCAAGATTTCAGGTGAAAATTAAAATCCCCTTGCGCCCTTGCCGGGAGTATCAGCCTCTCCCGGGATCCCGGGAAGAAGGGACCCATCCTCAGTCATGCTCGCACTGAGTCTGGGACCTATCACCAGCAGGCTGAACTCACAGCTGGGCCCGTAGGGTTCTAGAAGTCCTAGAGGGAAACTCTGGCTAATTTTAAtctgctttaatttttgtttattaaagGTTATCTACCCAGTTTTTAGaatacaaaattttgttttatattttttttttcatctttcatatGAACAGTCATTAATTAATTTAGCATTTCCTAAGtgcaaggagggcttccctggagcctcagtggtaaagaatccacctgccaaagcagacctgggttccatccctgggtcaggaagatcccctggagtaggaaatggcaatccactccggtattcttgcctgggaaatgccatggacagaggagcctggtgggctacagtccatggggtctcaaagagatgaacatgacttagcaacagggTAATGTGAGTCCCCCCTCGTGAGTACTGGCAAGCTTACATTCTACTAGAGGAACTAGGTAAAAAGCAAGATTTTTGCTAGACAGTGATACGTGTGATGGTGAAAGCAAAAAGGTTAAGGGGTGGAAGTGCTGGAGGGCTTCTTTGAAATATCAAAGGTGGCTTCTCTGAGGAGGAGACATTTGTCCTCAGGATGTATAAACAAAAATCAGACTGTAGCCCCCACCCAGGCCAAGAACCAGGTCTGAGAAAGAACTTTGGAGATGTTAAGACCGAATCATCATCTCATCTTAACTTCTCACCATAAAAAGtcatgacccagtggatgttacAAATACTCAGTGTAAAGCACTCCAGACTGCAAAGAGCTCTTCTTAAACTCCGAGGGCTGTCCTACGATATTTTGCTCTCACCCACGTGGCACGCATCTGTCTTCTCCGAGAGTCAGCAGAGAGGAAGACACACATGTCGCTAGCCTCTTAGAAACTGTCCACAGTGCCAGAAACACCTACAGGAAGATGCCGCGCCTGTGAGAGCCTTCCTGAGATGAAGAGCCTGTGTCTGGGCTGCCACCTTCCCCTCCAAGAGCCCTCTGCCATCACGGCTCAGCCTGCTCCCGCCCAATTCCCTCCCTCCTGGCCATCTTTTCACTGAACGCACCCAGGCCTCTGCAGGAGGCACTCCCAACCTCCTCTTGCCCTCCTCACGGAATCCAGACCACATCTTCTCAGGAAAGCCTTCTCTGACCTCAAGACAGACCTATTCCAGCCGTCATTTCACAAGCCCCTTTCTTTCATAGTTCTGCTCAGAGTTGCAAATTTAACAGCTTTCTGTGTGACTGCTGATTAACACCTGCCTCTCCCCAAGGGTGTCAGTTCTACAAAGCTAAGGGGAAAAGGAGATAAAAACTTCATTACTAGGCCTTCCCacgtggctcattggtaaagaatcggcctgccaatgcaggagacacaggctcgatccctggtctaggaagatcccacaagcctcgaagcaactaagcccgtttgccacaacttctgagcctgtgctctggagcccaggagccaaaactactgagacCACGGGGcgcgactactgaagccccaaCATTCTAGAGCGCATGCTCCTCAACATTCTACAGCGCATGTTCCACAGCAAGaaagaagccacggcaatgagaaacccacgcgCTGCAACAGAGAGGAGCccctactctctgcaactagagaaaagcccgctcAGCAACAAgcaccaccacccccgccccccccccaactgaaaaaagaaacttcATTACTGCTAATCAGTCTTATCTCCGTCACCTAAAACAGAAACCGGGCCACTGACCACACTCAAAAAgtctgttaaatgaatgaaaggaaaatgcTGTTCATCAGAACTTCTGCGATCAAGCCCAGGGCTCAAATCATCCTTTGACCATTTCCTCgatgtttgcttatttttttgtgtgcttcAGTTTCTACATCTGTCAAAAGAGGGTGAACCACGACTACTATCTTCCGTGGAGTTAAAGGTCATAAGTGACGGAGGGCTCAATATAAACAGAAAACAGGCCAGATGAATCTCGCTCAGCTTCTCAATCACCAAGCCCTAAACTCTACTCTGGAGCCCAACAAGAATTTGTGGATGACAGACCAGTAGAACGAGCGACTCGTCTTGGTTTGCCTGGAGCTGTCCCAGATTCAGCAACCCCTCTGTCTCGGGCAACCCTGAACAGACTGGTCACCCTACACCAAGAGCGGGTGGCTAAAGTTGTGAGGCGGTGTGGAGCCGAAAGCAATCGAAGCACATTACCATGCGGTCTCAGAAGCGGACTGAAGGAAGCAGACAAAACCTACGGAGCCAATGCCTTCAGCAGCGGACTCTCATCAGACACCATGGAAGTTAAACACAGAGACTCTGGAGGCAGAACTTCcatctttatttatttcaacCCTAACTTTGCCTCTGTGGTTCAGGTTCTTcacttgcaaaataaaaataaacgcAGCATGACCCTAAAAGGAGTAGAAGATTAAAATAACGTGTGGAATGTGCTTAGACCGGCGCACAGTACCGCCTCAGTACATCAGATGCTCTCACTGCCTTGCCCCTCTCCGTGTTCGTTTATTTCTATGCGGTATCAAGCATCGGTAGACTGACCGAGCGATAAGCCCTGAACAAGCGCTTTGCTTGCTTAGTGGGATAAAAGGTGGGCTTTGGGGAAAGACTAAATTAAACCTGGGTGTGCACTCGGGTTCTGCTTATTAGCTGAGTCACCGGGAAGCCGCTGATGGCTCTGTTTCTCCGTCCCTCCCCAGCTAGACTGGAGGGAGCAGAGGGGACATGCGGGCGGCCCGGCCTGCGGGGCGCGGGGCGAGGACGGGCGCCAGGGCTGCGGGCCCCGGCCCTGCGCGCCGACCGGCCCTGGGCCTCGGCTCCCCGGGCGCCGGCGGCCCCGCGTGAAGCCGCGAGGGTTGGCTGCACGCCGGCCGCAGTCGGCCCCTCCGGCCACAGCCCAAGGCGGGGCCCCGGCCTCTCCAGGGCCCTCGGCGCCTTCGGGCGGACCCTGCTCCTCCAGGGCGGGCGGCCGGGCCTGGGGACCCCGCGGCGCAGGGAGCCGCCCCGGCCGCCGAGCCCCCAACCCGGCTGCCTGCGCCGGCCCTCCACTCCGACCCCCGGCCCCGGCGCCGGCCGCCCGCCGAGCCCCAGCTTGTCCCccggccgcccgcccgccccccgccccggccccccgGCCCCGGCCGCCCGCCCGCCGAGCCCCGGCGCCCCGACCTCCCCCGGCCCCGGGCCCCCGGCCGCCCGCCCGCCGaggcccccggcccccgcccccggTCGCCCCCGGCCCCGGCCGCCCACCGAGCCCCCTCACCGCCTTCTTCATGGTGGCCGCCATCTTGGGACTGCGCTACGGCGCGAGGCGGGGAGGGCGGCCGAGCGGACCCGCGGCCCCGCGCCCGCCCTCGCTCGCCCTCGGCCCGGACCCGCGGCGGACGCAGCGCCGGCTCCACATCCCCCCGCCCGGGCCTCCGGCCGGCGGCTCCTCGCGCCCGGGCTCGGGGGGACCTGCAGCCGGGAAGGACTTGGTACGCGCCAATTAAAGGGGCAGGCACGCCTGTGGGCCGACAGAAACCGCGGGCGGCGCGGCTGCGGCGCGGGCGGCGGGCAGCAGGGGGCGCCGGGCGCGGGCCCGGGAGACCGGCCTCCCGGACGCGCAGAGCCGCGGGGCCGCCTCCCCGACGAGCGCGGGGCGACGCGCGGGGAGGGGCTGCCCTGCCGGGCTTCATTCATTCTGCGCTTACTGTATACGCGCACACGTGTGCCTCTTGAGTCTTCACTgtccttttttggggggaggatgTTGGGGTCTTTACACTCTCAAAAGTCGTTGACGACCCCGGAGAACTTCTGTTCTATATTCATCGATACTTATcacattagaaattaaaacagaatttttgaaTGTActtgttaatttaaaataataaaagatccCTTCCATATTTATCATAAGCAGCACTTTAAAAGAACCATattttccaagagaaaaaaaaaatcttgagaagaCTGGCATAGTTATACATTCTTGCAAATCTCTTTAACAGCTGGCAATGAAAGCTTAGGTTCTCACACCTGCCTCTTTACTCACTTCCTGGCAATATGTTGTTTAATTGACACAGATGAAGAAAACCTGATCTCACATAGATATGAAGTTAGAAAAAGGAGGCCCTCTGGAGACCCCCTGAAAAAATCTCAGGGACAAGTTTGAGAATTGCTCTGGACGAGTGTCGTTTCTCATAGCCCCAGTTTCCTCTTTGGGAAATGGGGATttgggctaagttgcttcagttgtgtccagctctttgcaaccccatggacggtagccgccaggctcctctgtccgcggaattctccaggcaagaagactagaacaggctgccatgccctcctccagggggagaaggggacaaggacGCCCTACAGCACCCCTGCTTCCCCACCACAGCACTCAGCCCCGCGTGGCCCTGCGCCTCTGTCTCGGTCCCAGCTCCAGATCCAAGCTCTTTGCACTGGGTCACCCCATGCACAGCTCATACGCACTcagtatatatttgttgaatgaagtttttgctttttcagtgttaAATCTCTTCACAGGATCTGCCCTGTATTGGACTCTCCATCAATGACACTCATTCATTTCAAAGTTCATTAACTAGCAACATTTAAAGGTGCTCCAGAAACAGTGGAGGGGGAGATAAAAGATACAAGTGCAAtatcaggacttctctggtggtccagtggttaagactttgccttccaatgcgaGAGGtttggggtttgatccctggtcgggcagctaaaatcccacatgcctcaaaccaaaacataaaacagaagcaatattgtaacaaattcaataaagacttgaaaaatggtccacctcaaaaaagaaagcaaagtcatCACAGATGGTGCAGAAGGGCGGAACAAGTGCAGGGCTGAGACAGAGAAGAGCAGGAACGATGGTCAGAAGGGGCTCTCTGGAGGTGGCCATTGAAAGTGAGGAGAAGATGGAaactgacttcattttcttgggcttcaaaatcattgcggacagtgatgcagccatgaaattaagacgcctgctccttggaagaaaagctatgacaaacctaaacagcatattaaaaagcagagacatcactttgccaacaaaggtccatatagtcaaagctatggtttttccagtagtcatatacggatatgtgagttggaccataaagaagactgagcgccaaagaattgatgcttttgaactgtgatgttagagaagactcttgagagtcccttgcactgcaaggagaccaaaccagtcaatcttaaaggatatcaactctgaatattcattggaaggattgatgctgaagctccaatactttggccacctgatccaaagaactgactcattggagaagactgtgatggtgggaaagactgaaggcggaagaagaaggggacgacagaggatgacatggttggatggcaccactgactcaatggacatgagtttgagcaagcttggggagatggtgatggacagggaggcctagcatgctgcagtccatggggtcgcaaagaatgggacacaactgagtgagtgaacagcaTTGAGAATGGGAAGCGTTACTTTTGGGGGACAGCCTCTCACAGAGGAAGGGAATGCCTGGGCTAGATCAGCAGCTCAGAGTCACCCTCTTCCTGTGTTCAGGCCTCTGTAATAAAACGCACCAGACAGGacagcttataaacaacaggaaGCTGTCTCACCACTCGAGTCTGGAAGTCTGAGGGCAGGACACCAGCGTTCTCAGCTGAGGGCCGCCCTCCGGGTTCACCGCCAGCACCTGCACCGCGTGCCCAGGGAGGAAGGGGCGGGAGCGCGCTGGTGTCCCTCGCAGGAGCGCCTAGCCCTTCCACGGAGGCTCCGCCCTCCTGAGCGCTGCGCCCCCGAAGACCCCGCCTCTTAGCGCGTCACAAGGAGCCCTAGGATTTCAAGGCatgaatttgggggtgggggccccAAACATTCAGACAGAAGCAGATGTCATGGCTCCCAGCTGGATGTTCTGTCAGTCCTTGACCTTTGCCCCATGGCAGAGCGGTCCTCCTGGGTCCCctcaccctcctgctctctgcccgGGTGCCCCTTCCCCATAAAGTCTCTTACTCTGTCAGCtcgtgtgtctcctcggacacTTCTTTTCCAAgcgttagacaagagcccactttcaggccctggaagaggGCCCCTTTCCTGCAACAGTTGCACCCTCAGGCATCAAGTCTTCATCTGAGAGGtgcaaaggcagagaggaaaggggTCCGCAAGCAGCTCTGTGCTCCGGCCTCTTCTGACTTGCTGTCCTGTGCTTTCTCGCTCTCCATCTTGCCTTCTCTCGCTCTCCAGGAGAGATGTATTTCCCAGACTCTCCCAGCCCCCTTTATGGTCTGCCTTACAcccactttgggcttccctggtggctcagacagtaaagaatctgcctgtgatgcaggagaccagagttcaatccctgggtcaggaagatcccccggagaagggaagggcaacccactccagtatattgcctggagaatcccatggacagaggagcctgccaggctacagtccctgcggtcgcaaagagtcagacatgactaagcgatttTCACTACACCCACTTCAATCACTGGCCAAAAGCAACAGGATTAATGATTACCTTAAACAGTGATGACGAATTCCTCGAGGCTGGAAATGTGGCTTCCTGAAAACAAAACTAGCCCGGGCTTCTCAACACTacgaagaggaagaagggagcaTTGTTGGGTCAGCAGCCAACAGTCATCACTCATCAGCTAGGGCTGTTCAGAGAGCCAGGGCAGACCGGGGTTGGACAGGGTCTCAAGGCTTGGGAGAGTGTCACTTAACCTGGGTGGATGGGCAACGGGCAGGCCCCCAACCTTGGTGCTGAATGGGCCGCCTCTGGTTCAGAGGTCTTTCTCCTTCCATTTCTCACCATCCCTTTCCCCCTCGGCTCCCCATTATACTACTTGATATTGAGTATTTCCTACCTGTGTTTctgttgtgtgtttgtttttttttttcccctccggCTTGAGACTGGCCCTATCTAGTTGGACCCACAAAATAAAGAAACCTAGGGTCCAAATGGGGACAATCAGAGACTCTAGCTCAGGAAGGAAAATCCCAATAAGCTCTTGAAAATACTGTCCCCAGTGGACGAAGGAACACATTCCCTTATACTGGACTGAAAACTGGCCGCCCAGTGACCGGATGCAAGATATGCTTTTTTTGGGGGTTCTTTTTTGAcccatacagtatttttttttaattgagccaACATTTGAAACAGGAGAGTTCACTCAACAATATTCCAGTTtttacagaaacagattcacagacttagagaactaaCTTATGGTTAGTGGAGGAAGGATGagaggaagagatagttaggagtttgggatggacaggga comes from Bubalus bubalis isolate 160015118507 breed Murrah chromosome 14, NDDB_SH_1, whole genome shotgun sequence and encodes:
- the PFDN4 gene encoding prefoldin subunit 4 isoform X1 yields the protein MKPGRAAPPRASPRARRGGGPAALRVREAGLPGPRPAPPAARRPRRSRAARGFCRPTGVPAPLIGAYQVLPGCRSPRARARGAAGRRPGRGDVEPALRPPRVRAEGERGRARGRGSARPPSPPRAVAQSQDGGHHEEGGCRRCQCHF